The Vicia villosa cultivar HV-30 ecotype Madison, WI linkage group LG1, Vvil1.0, whole genome shotgun sequence genome includes a region encoding these proteins:
- the LOC131644027 gene encoding uncharacterized protein LOC131644027 has product MAMEASFYLFFLSSLLISCSGSLVGFSYHERGDTWKSFLQPSKVSSSQIRVFVTDHRISSTLTNSNMLVDLYISKSQVENFITSKPSTTSELKAQLVNFLPRSNIKSITVSCGSECLLQNEIPLIMHSLKSIHSIIRDLHIGKEVKVLVAFPLQFLRKLNPSQEHGIRKLLSFIEETKSSVMIEDSIDGELSAEDHFVQTVIERAALAASVLPCKDASVILTIKSSVIPSSVELAEFSKRVSKYLAARRPIAKRIAALYVELRKTEDFSMKELKREEEKENFPLSRREILSKFHRRKTLDNTNSATNTVYPTNPTPNPTPVITPSDTPTIIAVPSTNPVTISPTNPAAMPVTVPSTTPAVPSTPPAVPLPPTNPTNSPVPVFNPATTPSTVPGAQPVTNPVTSNPPPSGNVPVPVTNPPSNTNAPSIQGQSWCVAKSGAPQASLQSALDYACGMGADCSQIQQGGACYSPVTLQSHASFAFNSYYQKNPAPTSCDFGGAATLINTNPSSGSCIFPSSSSSSSSSTPTISSPTPPTQSTSTSIPPPSPITTAPSITTIAPPSIPTIAPPSIQTAPSSIPTAPPTSSGSGTGTFGYGTPPSVLNSSSPDSGTVPDFGSDSPPVVNTTSAAHPRALKSFTGCIILMIPFVTARLSMLP; this is encoded by the exons ATGGCCATGGAAGCTTCTTTCTAcctcttttttctctcttctctcttaaTTTCATGTTCTG GATCTTTGGTAGGTTTTTCCTATCATGAGAGAGGAGACACATGGAAATCATTTCTTCAGCCGAGCAAAGTTTCTTCGTCTCAGATTCGAGTTTTCGTCACAGATCATAGAATTTCAAGCACTCTTACCAACTCAAACATGTTAGTTGATCTATACATAAGCAAAAGCCAAGTTGAAAATTTCATTACTTCAAAACCTTCAACAACTTCTGAACTAAAAGCTCAACTTGTGAATTTTCTTCCACGTTCAAACATCAAAAGCATCACTGTTAGCTGTGGAAGTGAGTGTTTACTCCAAAACGAGATACCTTTGATTATGCATTCTCTTAAATCAATCCATTCAATTATCAGAGATCTACACATAGGTAAGGAAGTAAAAGTCTTAGTAGCATTTCCACTTCAATTCTTAAGGAAGTTGAATCCATCACAAGAACATGGAATTCGTAAGCTACTTTCATTTATAGAGGAAACAAAATCGTCTGTGATGATAGAAGACAGCATTGATGGAGAATTAAGCGCGGAGGATCATTTTGTTCAAACTGTTATCGAGCGAGCCGCTCTTGCTGCTTCTGTTCTTCCTTGCAAAGATGCTTCTGTGATTCTAACAATCAAGAGTTCAGTTATACCAAGTTCAGTAGAATTAGCCGAATTTAGTAAAAGAGTATCGAAATATTTAGCAGCGAGAAGACCTATTGCGAAAAGAATAGCTGCATTATATGTAGAACTGCGTAAAACAGAAGATTTTTCAATGAAAGAGCTCAaaagggaagaagagaaagaaaattttcCATTGTCTAGAAGAGAGATCTTAAGCAAATTCCACAGAAGAAAAACTCTAGATAACACAAACAGTGCAACAAACACAGTTTACCCTACAAATCCAACACCAAATCCAACACCAGTGATCACACCCTCAGATACACCAACCATTATAGCGGTTCCTTCCACGAATCCTGTCACGATTTCCCCTACAAATCCGGCTGCAATGCCTGTAACAGTTCCTTCTACTACACCTGCCGTTCCTTCTACTCCACCTGCTGTTCCTTTACCTCCAACAAATCCAACCAATTCACCAGTTCCGGTATTCAATCCAGCTACAACGCCTTCAACAGTCCCAGGTGCACAACCAGTAACCAACCCGGTAACGTCTAATCCACCTCCATCGGGAAATGTTCCTGTTCCTGTCACAAACCCTCCTTCAAACACAAATGCTCCTTCCATTCAGGGACAGAGTTGGTGTGTGGCGAAATCAGGTGCTCCACAAGCCTCCCTTCAATCAGCATTGGATTATGCTTGTGGAATGGGTGCTGATTGTTCTCAGATACAGCAGGGTGGGGCTTGTTACAGTCCAGTCACTTTGCAGAGTCATGCTTCTTTTGCTTTCAATAGTTACTATCAAAAGAATCCAGCTCCAACAAGTTGCGACTTCGGAGGCGCTGCCACCTTGATCAACACAAATCCAA GTTCTGGTTCTTGCATTTTTCCATCATCATCGTCGTCGTCGTCGTCCTCAACACCGACGATATCATCCCCAACACCACCTACACAATCAACTTCAACTTCAATACCGCCACCAAGTCCAATAACAACTGCACCATCTATTACAACAATAGCTCCACCATCTATTCCAACAATAGCTCCACCATCAATTCAAACAGCTCCATCATCAATTCCAACGGCTCCACCAACATCTTCAGGATCAGGAACAGGCACTTTCGG CTATGGTACCCCACCTTCAGTGTTAAATTCAAGCAGCCCAGATTCAGGTACAGTGCCAGATTTTGGGTCCGATAGCCCTCCTGTTGTAAACACAACGTCTGCCGCACACCCTCGAGCTCTAAAATCTTTTACTGGCTGCATAATTTTGATGATTCCATTTGTCACTGCCAGACTCAGCATGCTACCATAG